A part of Loxodonta africana isolate mLoxAfr1 chromosome 11, mLoxAfr1.hap2, whole genome shotgun sequence genomic DNA contains:
- the LOC100668897 gene encoding sialic acid-binding Ig-like lectin 5 isoform X6 encodes MLPLLLLLPLLWGGSLQKEYLWFKLQVPELVTVQEGLCVLVPCKFSYPQDMSPSTDPLYIYWYYASDSMYRRSLVATNHQGRVVKTETQGRFHLLGDPKAHNCSLSIRDARKSDIGTYMFRVERGQNIQHTYKEKLNLQVTGPRHLCVSSSDLTEKPNIHILEPLESGRPTNLTCSLPGSCEGGRLLTFSWTGDALNMLGPSTLQSSVLTLIPRPQDHGTYLTCQVNYQESQVTTKITILLNVTSGPYLSIPDAPENLTVNIFFQNGTVLKVMGNNISLPILEGQSLRLVCLADSNPPAELSWFQRFQALNTSPIFNMGELELPQVRIGNEGEFTCGAQNPLGSQHISLCLSVFYAPQMLGPSCSWEAEGLHCSCSARARPAPSLRWRVWEGLVEGNSSNASIMVTSSSAGPWANSSLSLHMGLSSGLRIHCEAQNDHGNQSVTVLLLAGKSASRAEVALGALGGAGAMALLSLCVCLIFFCIVKARRKQAAKRPGDMDDEDPVMGTVTWVPHEHN; translated from the exons ATgctgccactgctgctgctgctgcccctgCTGTGGGGGG GGTCCCTGCAGAAGGAGTATCTGTGGTTCAAGCTACAAGTGCCAGAGTTGGTGACGGTGCAGGAGGGCCTGTGTGTCCTTGTACCCTGCAAATTCTCCTACCCCCAGGATATGTCACCTTCCACTGACCCACTCTACATCTACTGGTACTACGCTTCAGACAGCATGTATCGAAGAAGTCTTGTGGCCACAAACCACCAAGGCCGAGTAGTGAAGACAGAGACCCAGGGCCGATTCCACCTCCTTGGGGACCCCAAGGCCCACAACTGCTCCCTGAGCATCAGAGATGCCAGGAAGAGTGACATAGGGACCTACATGTTCCGAGTGGAGAGAGGACAAAATATACAACATACCTACAAAGAGAAGCTGAATTTGCAGGTGACAG GGCCAAGACACCTCTGTGTCTCCTCCTCAGACCTGACAGAGAAACCCAACATCCACATTCTGGAACCTCTGGAGTCTGGCCGCCCCACAAACCTGACCTGCAGCCTGCCAGGATCCTGTGAGGGGGGGAGACTGCTCACCTTCTCCTGGACAGGGGATGCCCTTAACATGCTGGGCCCTAGTACTCTCCAGTCCTCGGTGCTCACCCTCATCCCAAGGCCCCAGGACCATGGCACCTACCTCACCTGTCAGGTGAACTACCAAGAGTCTCAGGTGACCACGAAGATTACCATTCTGCTTAATGTCACCT CAGGGCCTTATCTTTCTATTCCAGATGCTCCAGAGAACCTCACCGTCAAcatctttttccaaaatggcaCAG TCCTCAAGGTCATGGGAAACAACATATCCCTTCCCATCCTGGAGGGCCAGTCACTGCGTCTGGTCTGTCTTGCTGACAGCAACCCCCCTGCAGAGCTGAGCTGGTTCCAGAGATTCCAAGCTCTGAACACCTCCCCCATCTTCAACATGGGGGAGCTGGAGCTGCCTCAAGTAAGAATTGGAAATGAAGGAGAATTCACCTGTGGAGCTCAGAACCCCCTGGGCTCCCAGCacatctctctgtgcctctctgTGTTCT ACGCCCCCCAGATGCTGGGCCCCTCTTGCTCCTGGGAGGCTGAGGGTCTGCACTGCAGCTGCTCTGCCCGAGCCAGGCCGGCCCCCTCCCTGCGCTGGCGGGTTTGGGAGGGTCTGGTGGAGGGGAACAGTAGCAACGCCTCCATCATGGTCACCTCCAGCTCTGCTGGGCCCTGGGCCAACAGCTCCCTGAGCCTCCACATGGGGCTCAGCTCTGGCCTCAGGATCCACTGTGAGGCCCAGAACGACCACGGGAACCAGAGTGTCACTGTTCTGCTGTTGGCAG GGAAATCAGCGtccagggcagaagtggctctgGGAGCCCTTGGAGGTGCTGGTGCCATGGCCCTGCTCTCCCTGTGTGTGTGCCTCATTTTCTTCTGCAT AGTAAAAGCCCGCAGGAAGCAAGCAGCCAAGAGACCAGGGGACATGGATGATGAAGACCCTGtcatgggtacagtcacctgg gttcctcatgagcacaattaa